TTGCTCCTGATTATCTGTTTGTACATCATTCAATAAAGGATGAATTGATTGCAAAAATAAAAGCCTGTTTTACAGATATGTATGGTATTAACATCAAAGAAAGTGAGTTTTATCCGCGAATTGTAAACGAAAAAGCATTTGACCGATTGCATAATATGATGCAGCAAGGAAAAATTGTAGTAGGAGGCCAAACAGAAAGAGCAAATAAATATATTGAACCAACACTAATCGACCATGTTAAGTCTGACTTTCTTATTATGCAAGAGGAGATTTTTGGTCCATTATTACCCATCATAAGTTTTGAAGAGATTAGTGAGGCTATCGATTATATTAATAAAAATGAAAAGCCTTTGTCGTTTTATTATTTTGGAAAAAGTAAACAAGCAAAAGAAATACTTCAACAAATAAGCTTTGGAGGTGGTTGTATAAATGATACATTGATTCATTTTGCAAATCATTATTTACCCTTTGGTGGAGTAGGGAACAGTGGTAAAGGTGTATATCATGGTTACAACAGTTTTCAGGCATTTTCCAATAGTCAGGGTGTAATGAAATCACTAAATCTGTTAGACTTACCACTCCGTTATCCTCCTTTTAAATGGTTTAAATTAGTAAAGAAAGTAATTTGATAATCCTTTGGCTGAAAATAGTTTGTGTCATTTTATTAGTGATTGGTATGATTTATCGAACTAGAATAATTGAAACCCATTTAGATTATAAACGAGAAGATGGATTGATTAAGCCTAAATTCAAGTTTAAAGACTATTTAGGAATAACATTTGATAATGAAGAACTTGGTCAGTTTAAGGTTTTTCTTCAATTGTTTTTGCCAACAATTTACAAGGGCGCTGATAATCTAATAAAAAGGAAAGTGTTACTTTCAAATATGGTGTTATTAGTGTTTTATTTATCAATATTAGTAGTAGTATTTGTTAGTTTATTCAAATAGAGAGAAAAAGTGTCAGATATTTAAGATTAAAGACAATACTTGAAAGTAAATTGAGAATAATTTAATAAACAAAATAGCCTAATTATAAAATAAATATTTGTTTTAATCATTTGCCATAAAACCATTAGGTTTGACGTATGCTATTCTCTTCAAATCCCTTTAAATATAGATGATTCAAGCATTCATGTTTTTTATAGGATAAGTATTTTTTTATAAAACAATTAGTAAAAATTAGCAAAAATGAGAACATTTAAATTATTTACAATTCTATTGATATTAAGTATGTTAAGTCTGAGCTCATATGCTCAGCTATTTACTGTTTCAGGACAAGTGGGATATGCTGGCCCCAGAGGTAATGCATTTACCGATGACGTAACAGGAGATCGATTAAGCTCTTTTGGCTTAGGTTATGAAGCTGATGTGATGATGTGCTTAGATAAGTTAGATAATAAATTAGCCGTTGGATTAATGTACAGCGGTGCTGCCTTAATAGGAAGTGAAGGGGAGTCGTTTTTTGATTTTGGGGTATATGGACTTGCTCTTTATGGACTTAAAAGTCAATATCGATTATTAAACCCTGATAAATCATTCAGTCCCTATGGGAGTTTAGGTTTGGGCCTTTCTCAAATGTCAACACCAGATGTAACAGTTGGTACTGATGTAACAAAAGGTGGGCGTGCCTATTCATTAGGATTGCGTCCTGAAATTGGATTGGATTTAGGTGGCTTTTTAATTTCAGCATCTTATTTTGTTCCCATGAAATATAAAATTGAATCACCAACAGGAGATTTTGATGGTACTGCTGGAGCATTCAATATTTCAATAGGCTACAGACACTATATGGATTTGACTGGAATATTTTAGTCCTCTCTAAATTGGTTTGAATGCAAAAGCGCAGGTTAATTTTCTTGCGCTTTTTTTGATTAATCTCGTCAGACACTGAAATTGAGAGAGTGTCTTATTCTACATTATAAGAGAAGAAGGAAAAAAGAACACAGTATTGACAATATTTATTTGTGAATTAAAATATTAACTTATATTTGCACCCGCATTTGGGCATTAGTTGTCTGCTTCAGGCAAAGCTCAAAGAGTTCTTTAAATATTGGGTGATTAGCTCAGTTGGTTCAGAGCACCTCGTTTACACCGAGGGGGTCGGGGGTTCGAGCCCCTCATCGCCCACATTAGAAAAGGCTTTCAGAGATAATTTGAAAGCCTTTTTTCATGTCTTCACATCTAGGGTTTCATATATTGATAATTAAAATTAGTTACAACACTTTTAAAACATTTCGATAGTTATTGGAACCAGATTCTTCTACAATAGGTTTTTATTGCTCAAAAATATATTAACTGCCATTGTTCGAATTTATTTCACTAACACGAAAGCGGCCCATTTATATGGATCATTTTTGTATTTGGTTTTCATTTGTTTTTGGGTAAAATTAAAAGCTACGGGGATTGTTGTTCCTGAAAATAAACAGGTATAGAAAATTTCCATAAACTCAG
The Bacteroidota bacterium DNA segment above includes these coding regions:
- a CDS encoding outer membrane beta-barrel protein is translated as MRTFKLFTILLILSMLSLSSYAQLFTVSGQVGYAGPRGNAFTDDVTGDRLSSFGLGYEADVMMCLDKLDNKLAVGLMYSGAALIGSEGESFFDFGVYGLALYGLKSQYRLLNPDKSFSPYGSLGLGLSQMSTPDVTVGTDVTKGGRAYSLGLRPEIGLDLGGFLISASYFVPMKYKIESPTGDFDGTAGAFNISIGYRHYMDLTGIF